From Syngnathoides biaculeatus isolate LvHL_M chromosome 12, ASM1980259v1, whole genome shotgun sequence:
CGGCGAGGTGATCCGAGTTTCCCAGGGGGCCCAGCTGCTCTCGACAGGCTTGGTTGGCCATCTTGGTCACGCCTCTGGGTTCCTTCTTTGAAAGCAGCTCAGGCCTCTTGCCGGGCGACTCCACCTTGACGCCCCGCAGGCGCGGCGCGTGACTCGACATCATGGACGGGAGCGGGGAGGGGCTGCCCGGCTTCACCTGTCCTGCCGAGCGCACTTGAAGGGGGAGCGTGGATTCAAAAGACGGAAAACGGGGCTTTGGGGAGCTGGAATCGGGGGGGTTTAAATGGAAGGAAGTGCTGAGCTGCGTTAGATCTGCTCTGCTGGTCAGGGTGTCGCCACCGGTCCCGAGCGTCCAAGTACTGAGAGGGGAGGGCGGGAGAGGCACCTGGGACGGCGCGCCGAGGTCAAAGGCTCGACAGGCTTCCTCCGATTGAGAAGACAAATTTAGACTCAGAGGGTCCGCGAGCTCCCCGAATGACGCGGCGGACTGCGACGGCGCCACCACGCCGCCAGCTTCCTCCAATAAACTCAACCCGACTGCCTCGCTGACCGGCTTCAGCGGTTCAAACGCGGCTTCGGGCGAACTCCTGGTGCACAGCGGAGGGAGCTGAGGGTACACGCAGTCTCTCATCAGCCTGGTGCCACCGATGTCCAAGCGGGACACTTTGGGAGGGGGGCGAATCTTTGCAAAGGGTGCGCACGTCTCCCACGGCTCCTCCTCCTGCAGCATGTAGCAAGACGGCGAGGGGAAAGAGGGAGGCGGCCGTCTCGAGACGGGCGAGCGGGAAGACACGGGAGCAGCCGCGCCAGCCGGAGACGAGTCCGGGAGCTCTTGGTCTGCTCTGGGAGGTAGCTGCGCGCTGAGCTGCCGAGACGGGTTAATCTGCGGCAACGAACGCAATAGGCGCTGATGGAGTCGCGTGATGGATGGTATCGGGTGGCCCCCGCCGGGATGGACGCCGACGGGGGGACGCGGTTTTGCCTTACTCGTCTTCTTCGGCTGTACAATGAAGACCGGCACAAAATAGTTACAACTACAAAATGATTGTGCGTGTTGAGATATTAGAAatgtattctaaaaaaaaacgtttttaactTGGAACTAGCTATTATTCAAGTTTTTTAAGCATTTGCGGAAACAATACAACTCtcacttaccgtaattcccggcctacagagcgcacctggtcaccgagtacatttgtaaaggaaataccatttggtaaagccgcaagtgcccacattgaagcatgagatatttacaaagaaagacggtacgcagagagtttaacactaacgctagccccgcactaatgctaatgctagcgctgcgccaatgcaaacgctagcgccgcactaacactaATACTAGCACCGCGCGAATGCTAGCGCTGCGATTACTCTAGAGccgcgctgacagggccggtaaaaaaagaaaaagtggttaaaaaaaaaaaaaaaaaaaaaaaatcacagacacggcagtaccacgcaagcgcagcgctaacacggcCGAACCGTCACTTCCTCgggcttttccgctcgagcgcccccttgcggccggccgttagaaaaaaaaaaaaaaaatgcacaaattagctgcatcatcttataaaccgcagggttgaaaacaagtggaaaaagttgcgggttataggttggaaattacggtaattgaggCAAAGGCACCATTTGAAACGAGGAATATCAACATGTCCCTACCAACCAATTCCACTCGAGGAGAAACTTAACTGTGTGGAGATTTCTAGGCAAAGtttggaataaaaatgttttaccttTTTGTTGATGTTCATGTCCTCCATCTTGGCTTTCAGCAGCTTCATTTTGCTCATGGTGATGGAGTTTTCCAGGCTCTGAGCAGCCGCGGAGCGCTCGCCGCCGTTGTCCTCCTCGGTGCACATATTGTACACTGAGCTGCCACTGGAATAACAAGAGAATGTGTGtgcatacatacagtgaagaaaataagtatttgaacaccctgctgtattgcaagttcgcccacaagatgaatgatgagttctctcccaagaacaccaaccctactgtgaagcatgggcgtggtaacatcatgcttttggggttttttctgcacatgggacaggacgactggactgcattaaggagaggacgaccgcggccatgtattgtgagattttggggaaaacctctttccctaagtcagcgcattgaagatgggtcgtggctgggtctttcaacaagacaatgatccaaagcacacagccaggaaaaccaaggagtggctccgtaagaagcatatcgaggttctgacttggcctacccagtctccagacctaaacccaatcgaaaatctttggagggagctgaaactctgtgtttctcagtgacagcccagaaacctgcctgatcttgagaagatctgtgtggaggagtgggccaaaatccctcctgcagtgtgtgcaaacctggtgaacaactacggcaaacatttgacctctgtaattgcaaacaaaggttactgtaccaaatattaacactggttttctcaggtgttaaaatacttatttgcagctgtatcacacaaattatgaaaaatcatattttgtgatttctgaatttttctttttagatgatctctctcccaggaggccctgtagctcagtggttagagcactggtttgctaaaccaggggttgtgggttcgtatcccactggggcctccactccctgagaagttcaaatactttttttcctcagtgtaAAAGGGTGCAAATCGGGGTCTCTGATCTTCAGGACTTCTGTTCCTATGCCAAAAATGTATAACCCcactaaatactgtacacaagTCTACCACTAAGTTGCGTTATAGCAGGGCAGTGATGATTCACAGTGAATATTTGCATGGAAAAACCCTTGTAGGGCACAAATATAAACCAGGAAGGTAACCAAATGCGCCGCCTTGTGCTATGTGACACGTTATTCTTGCCCTGCATGTGACTATGGAGAAATGTGAAGGGAGGGGTCTTCACAGGATTTGAATGCAGACCTAAGCGACTCCGACAGAGGCGTGAGGGAACCGTCTCCCCTGTCCACCACCCGGAAGAAGTTGAGCTGATCGCCCTCGCGGTAGACCACGAACGTGACCTGCTTGTTGGTTGAGCCCTTCTCCCAACCCTCCTCCTTTGTGCCCTCCATGGACTCCACCACCTCTTTCGCAGGATCCTCCATGGTTACtgggaaaatgagagaagagtatcaagagaggctGCGCTTTAGACGCTGAGCTTTTAAGTCGTCTTTTCCGTACCCCTTCTGGTGTTGATTGGACCTCCCCTCATGGCTAAGACCAGCTTCAAAGTGCAGCCCTCCgcaatgctgcaaaaaaaaagcacaccagCAGACTATTAATGCAGCGGGAAAGAGAAATTCCAAGAAGTCGTGGAGCAGCAAATAAGTCTAAGTTTGTTGCTAAACCCACAGAAGCAATTTCCAGATCGATTTCAACGTTCGACAAACAAAGTCCTTTTTTCTCATTACAATCTGGTTCTAAAAGTCATAAATCACGCGGCGTCGCGATGGGCCGTGAGGCGAACGGAGTAACAGGCGCGCGCGACGGGGAAGACAACCGAAGGTAATTCATTAACCGCGGCTGAATAATGACTGGCAGATCGAGCGTTGCTTGCTTTTAAGATATGCAGGGCTGGCAGAAGAGTATTTACCCGTAATCGTGAAGACAGTGTTCATCATCCAGCTCCAGGTTGTTCCAGATGAGGTGTTGCTGGGCAACTGGGATGCCtttatataaacacac
This genomic window contains:
- the zfand4 gene encoding AN1-type zinc finger protein 4 codes for the protein MTDRKEPPFFNDDRLGAFHHKLPLYDPMELFIETLTGTCFELRVLPFEAVISVKAKIQRLEGIPVAQQHLIWNNLELDDEHCLHDYGIAEGCTLKLVLAMRGGPINTRRVTMEDPAKEVVESMEGTKEEGWEKGSTNKQVTFVVYREGDQLNFFRVVDRGDGSLTPLSESLSGSSVYNMCTEEDNGGERSAAAQSLENSITMSKMKLLKAKMEDMNINKKPKKTSKAKPRPPVGVHPGGGHPIPSITRLHQRLLRSLPQINPSRQLSAQLPPRADQELPDSSPAGAAAPVSSRSPVSRRPPPSFPSPSCYMLQEEEPWETCAPFAKIRPPPKVSRLDIGGTRLMRDCVYPQLPPLCTRSSPEAAFEPLKPVSEAVGLSLLEEAGGVVAPSQSAASFGELADPLSLNLSSQSEEACRAFDLGAPSQVPLPPSPLSTWTLGTGGDTLTSRADLTQLSTSFHLNPPDSSSPKPRFPSFESTLPLQVRSAGQVKPGSPSPLPSMMSSHAPRLRGVKVESPGKRPELLSKKEPRGVTKMANQACREQLGPLGNSDHLAALSARPVDVSGARRGGLGVPLPPAAAIGQGILGSRLPGLPQDDAARQTSLHRAAVSSYAANKCLVSSGGVMPPFGRIGTPTYHLPPVKPPTGAKKKSSKHCFLCGKKTGLASSYECRCGSNFCAAHRYAETHNCSYDYKGAGRRFLQDANPLVSAPKLPKI